One window of the Pyrus communis chromosome 17, drPyrComm1.1, whole genome shotgun sequence genome contains the following:
- the LOC137721753 gene encoding probable E3 ubiquitin-protein ligase ARI7, giving the protein MMLRILANSKPCPKCKRPIEKNQGCMHMTCTPPCKFEFCWLCLGSWAEHGERTGGFYACNRYEAAKQEGAYDEAERRREMAKNSLEKYTHYYERWANNQQSRQKALADLNQMRTVHMEKLSDIQREPESQLKFITDAWQQIVECRRVLKWTYAYGYYLPEREQAKRQFFEYLQGEAESALEKLHQCAEKELLQFLSAEGPSKEFVDFRTKLAGLTGVTKNYFQNLVMALEKGLCDVDSQAVCGGSTSSKNVGSSKAKGGRGKVTGRGGGSSRNV; this is encoded by the exons ATGATGCTCAGGATACTGGCCAATTCTAAGCCATGTCCAAAGTGCAAGCGGCCTATCGAAAAAAACCAAGGATGTATGCACATGACATGCACACCTCCctgcaaatttgaattttgcTG GCTTTGCCTTGGTTCATGGGCGGAGCATGGTGAAAGGACGGGTGGTTTCTATGCATGTAACCGCTACGAGGCAGCTAAGCAAGAGGGAGCT TATGATGAAGCtgagagaagaagagaaatgGCAAAAAATTCTCTGGAGAAATACACTCATTATTATGAACGTTGGGCAAACAATCAGCAG TCGAGGCAAAAGGCTCTTGCGGATTTGAATCAAATGCGAACTGTGCAT ATGGAGAAACTTAGTGACATACAGCGCGAGCCTGAGTCTCAGCTCAAGTTCATAACGGATGCCTGGCAGCAG ATTGTTGAATGTAGGAGAGTACTAAAATGGACATATGCTTATGGGTACTACCTGCCAGAGCGTGAGCAAGCAAAGAGGCAGTTTTTTGAGTACTTGCAAG GTGAGGCAGAGTCTGCTTTGGAAAAGCTTCATCAGTGTGCAGAGAAGGAGCTACTGCAATTCCTTAGTGCAGAAGGCCCATCGAAAGAATTCGTTGATTTCCGTACAAAGCTAGCTGGACTTACCGG GGTGACTAAAAATTACTTCCAGAACCTGGTAATGGCATTAGAGAAAGGCCTATGTGATGTGGACTCTCAAGCAGTTTGCGGTGGGTCAACAAGCTCAAAAAACGTAGGGAGCAGCAAAGCAAAAGGTGGAAGGGGAAAGGTAACCGGTCGAGGTGGTGGGTCCAGCAGAAATGTATAG
- the LOC137721752 gene encoding NAC domain-containing protein 7-like, protein MEVGYYGMPLGFRFHPTDQELVSSYLRDRALSGKPLGKPFIQEFNLFGQTPPWVVWEQFGGNSLFDQDLFFFYELRSRSDSDSRSKRQIEAGGTWSETSSDKVLGLDGIPIGDKGHFRYNNKGSNNNGGWLLEEYSLLPNVVAGPKVVLSRLKRNLRSRCGSKMNSSSPTHDFNEKPPIKRARKEVSNEKPLIKRKRARKEPGSQKHSNVNVITNSPAVLPFVGIESNMITDTRYDDQECITNINGNMKPTDFSDPDSVILMSDVPSYPICLDSNTSNHDQGCISYINGNVMPFPTHISDHEYVPLMSDGPSSPIFLGGREYPLDGEAVRGDIKEWLTTLEGKLPQEWPQIDEFSQLLDGFNYWTDCLWMSDSANDQ, encoded by the coding sequence ATGGAGGTGGGTTATTACGGTATGCCATTGGGTTTTCGGTTTCATCCTACTGATCAAGAATTGGTCAGTTCCTATCTTCGCGATAGAGCCCTCTCCGGAAAGCCCTTGGGCAAGCCGTTTATTCAAGAGTTCAATCTCTTCGGACAAACACCACCGTGGGTGGTTTGGGAGCAGTTCGGCGGAAATTCCCTATTCGATCAGGACTTGTTCTTCTTCTACGAGCTGCGTTCTAGAAGTGACAGCGATAGCCGCAGCAAACGCCAGATTGAAGCCGGAGGCACTTGGAGCGAAACATCCTCCGACAAAGTTTTAGGTTTGGACGGAATTCCAATCGGGGATAAAGGGCATTTCAGGTATAACAACAAGGGTTCTAATAACAATGGCGGCTGGCTGTTAGAAGAATACAGTCTTCTTCCTAATGTAGTTGCTGGCCCAAAGGTCGTTCTTTCCCGACTTAAAAGGAATCTGAGGTCTAGGTGTGGAAGCAAGATGAATTCCTCAAGTCCAACTCACGACTTCAATGAGAAGCCACCGATTAAGAGGGCAAGAAAAGAAGTATCGAATGAGAAGCCGCTGAttaagagaaagagagcaagaAAAGAACCAGGTTCACAAAAACATTCTAATGTGAATGTGATCACCAATAGCCCTGCTGTTTTGCCTTTTGTTGGAATTGAAAGCAATATGATTACTGACACTAGGTATGATGATCAGGAGTGCATAACCAACATTAACGGCAATATGAAGCCGACTGATTTCTCTGATCCGGATAGTGTGATATTGATGAGTGATGTTCCTTCTTATCCCATATGCTTGGACAGCAACACTAGCAATCACGACCAGGGGTGCATAAGCTACATTAATGGAAATGTGATGCCCTTTCCCACTCATATTTCAGATCATGAATATGTGCCACTGATGAGTGATGGTCCTTCTTCTCCGATATTCTTGGGCGGCAGGGAATATCCTTTAGATGGTGAGGCAGTGCGTGGAGACATTAAAGAATGGTTGACAACGCTTGAAGGTAAATTGCCCCAGGAGTGGCCTCAAATTGACGAATTCAGCCAACTGTTAGATGGGTTCAATTACTGGACAGACTGTTTGTGGATGAGCGATTCTGCGAATGATCAATAG
- the LOC137721750 gene encoding probable E3 ubiquitin-protein ligase ARI7 isoform X3: MDSEDDMHDANDVDSMDDYDGFYSDEDALDYYGSDDDDADVDFGDDNEGIQRIEASRAENNYIILKESDIKQHQEDDIASVSAVLSISRVSSSIVLRYFNWSVTKVHEAWFSDEDKVRKTVGLLKKPVVQFPNSRELTCGICFEAFPRGSIRSAACGHPYCCACWKGYIRTSISDGPGCLTLRCPDPSCGASVGQDMISMLVSEEDNQKYSRYLIRSYIEDNKKTKWCPYPGCEYAVNFVGDNENYDVSCLCSYGFCWNCTEEAHRPVDCSTVEKWILKNSAESENMNWILANSKPCPKCKRPIEKNQGCMHMTCTPPCKFEFCWLCLGSWAEHGERTGGFYACNRYEAAKQEGAYDEAERRREMAKNSLEKYTHYYERWSRQKALADLNQMRTVHMEKLSDIQREPESQLKFITDAWQQIVECRRVLKWTYAYGYYLPEREQAKRQFFEYLQGEAESALERLHQCAEKELLQFLSAEGPSKEFVDFRTKLAGLTGVTKNYFQNLVMALEKGLCDVDSQAVCGGSTSSKNVGSSKAKGGRGKVTGRGGGSSRNV; encoded by the exons ATGGACTCCGAGGACGATATGCACGACGCCAACGACGTGGATTCCATGGACGACTACGACGGCTTCTACAGCGACGAGGACGCTTTGGACTACTACGGCAGCGACGATGACGACGCCGATGTCGATTTCGGCGACGATAATGAGGGAATCCAGAGGATCGAGGCCAGTCGAGCTGAG AATAATTATATCATCTTGAAGGAGTCAGATATAAAGCAGCACCAAGAAGATGATATTGCAAGTGTGTCTGCTGTGCTTTCCATATCAAGAGTTTCTTCTAGCATTGTACTTCGTTACTTTAATTG GAGTGTAACTAAAGTGCACGAGGCATGGTTTTCTGATGAAGATAAGGTCCGAAAAACTGTTGGCTTGTTAAAGAAGCCAGTTGTTCAGTTCCCCAATTCCAGAGAA CTTACCTGTGGGATCTGTTTTGAAGCCTTTCCCCGTGGTAGCATCAGATCTGCCGCTTGTGGTCATCCGTACTGTTGTGCATGCTGGAAag GATACATTAGAACATCCATTAGCGATGGTCCTGGTTGTTTGACGCTGAGATGTCCTGATCCGTCTTGTGGTGCTTCTGTTGGTCAAGACATGATTAGTATGTTGGTCAGTGAAGAAGATAACCAGAAGTACTCTCGGTACCTTATTAGGTCTTATATTGAAGACAACAAGAAG ACCAAGTGGTGTCCTTATCCGGGTTGTGAATATGCTGTTAATTTTGTTGGTGATAATGAAAATTATGATGTATCTTGCCTCTGCTCCTATGGATTTTGCTGGAAT TGTACAGAGGAAGCTCATCGTCCTGTTGACTGTAGCACTGTGGAGAAATGGATTTTAAAGAACAGTGCTGAGTCTGAAAACATGAACTG GATACTGGCCAATTCTAAGCCATGTCCAAAGTGCAAGCGGCCTATCGAAAAAAACCAAGGATGTATGCACATGACATGCACACCACCctgcaaatttgaattttgcTG GCTTTGCCTTGGTTCATGGGCGGAGCATGGTGAAAGGACGGGTGGTTTCTATGCATGTAACCGCTACGAGGCAGCTAAGCAAGAGGGAGCT TATGATGAAGCtgagagaagaagagaaatgGCAAAAAATTCTCTGGAGAAATACACTCATTATTATGAACGTTGG TCGAGGCAAAAGGCTCTTGCGGATTTGAATCAAATGCGAACTGTGCAT ATGGAGAAACTTAGTGACATACAGCGCGAGCCTGAGTCTCAGCTCAAGTTCATAACTGATGCCTGGCAGCAG ATTGTTGAATGTAGGAGAGTACTAAAATGGACATATGCTTATGGGTACTACCTGCCAGAGCGTGAGCAAGCAAAGAGGCAGTTTTTTGAGTACTTGCAAG GTGAGGCAGAGTCTGCTTTGGAAAGGCTTCATCAGTGTGCAGAGAAGGAGCTACTGCAATTCCTTAGTGCAGAAGGCCCATCGAAAGAATTCGTTGATTTCCGTACAAAGCTAGCTGGACTTACCGG GGTGACTAAAAATTACTTCCAGAACCTGGTAATGGCATTAGAGAAAGGCCTATGTGATGTGGACTCTCAAGCAGTTTGCGGTGGGTCAACAAGCTCAAAAAACGTAGGGAGCAGCAAAGCAAAAGGTGGAAGGGGAAAGGTAACCGGTCGAGGTGGTGGGTCCAGCAGAAATGTATAG
- the LOC137721750 gene encoding probable E3 ubiquitin-protein ligase ARI7 isoform X2, which produces MDSEDDMHDANDVDSMDDYDGFYSDEDALDYYGSDDDDADVDFGDDNEGIQRIEASRAENNYIILKESDIKQHQEDDIASVSAVLSISRVSSSIVLRYFNWSVTKVHEAWFSDEDKVRKTVGLLKKPVVQFPNSRELTCGICFEAFPRGSIRSAACGHPYCCACWKGYIRTSISDGPGCLTLRCPDPSCGASVGQDMISMLVSEEDNQKYSRYLIRSYIEDNKKTKWCPYPGCEYAVNFVGDNENYDVSCLCSYGFCWNCTEEAHRPVDCSTVEKWILKNSAESENMNWILANSKPCPKCKRPIEKNQGCMHMTCTPPCKFEFCWLCLGSWAEHGERTGGFYACNRYEAAKQEGAYDEAERRREMAKNSLEKYTHYYERWVSNQQSRQKALADLNQMRTVHMEKLSDIQREPESQLKFITDAWQQIVECRRVLKWTYAYGYYLPEREQAKRQFFEYLQGEAESALERLHQCAEKELLQFLSAEGPSKEFVDFRTKLAGLTGVTKNYFQNLVMALEKGLCDVDSQAVCGGSTSSKNVGSSKAKGGRGKVTGRGGGSSRNV; this is translated from the exons ATGGACTCCGAGGACGATATGCACGACGCCAACGACGTGGATTCCATGGACGACTACGACGGCTTCTACAGCGACGAGGACGCTTTGGACTACTACGGCAGCGACGATGACGACGCCGATGTCGATTTCGGCGACGATAATGAGGGAATCCAGAGGATCGAGGCCAGTCGAGCTGAG AATAATTATATCATCTTGAAGGAGTCAGATATAAAGCAGCACCAAGAAGATGATATTGCAAGTGTGTCTGCTGTGCTTTCCATATCAAGAGTTTCTTCTAGCATTGTACTTCGTTACTTTAATTG GAGTGTAACTAAAGTGCACGAGGCATGGTTTTCTGATGAAGATAAGGTCCGAAAAACTGTTGGCTTGTTAAAGAAGCCAGTTGTTCAGTTCCCCAATTCCAGAGAA CTTACCTGTGGGATCTGTTTTGAAGCCTTTCCCCGTGGTAGCATCAGATCTGCCGCTTGTGGTCATCCGTACTGTTGTGCATGCTGGAAag GATACATTAGAACATCCATTAGCGATGGTCCTGGTTGTTTGACGCTGAGATGTCCTGATCCGTCTTGTGGTGCTTCTGTTGGTCAAGACATGATTAGTATGTTGGTCAGTGAAGAAGATAACCAGAAGTACTCTCGGTACCTTATTAGGTCTTATATTGAAGACAACAAGAAG ACCAAGTGGTGTCCTTATCCGGGTTGTGAATATGCTGTTAATTTTGTTGGTGATAATGAAAATTATGATGTATCTTGCCTCTGCTCCTATGGATTTTGCTGGAAT TGTACAGAGGAAGCTCATCGTCCTGTTGACTGTAGCACTGTGGAGAAATGGATTTTAAAGAACAGTGCTGAGTCTGAAAACATGAACTG GATACTGGCCAATTCTAAGCCATGTCCAAAGTGCAAGCGGCCTATCGAAAAAAACCAAGGATGTATGCACATGACATGCACACCACCctgcaaatttgaattttgcTG GCTTTGCCTTGGTTCATGGGCGGAGCATGGTGAAAGGACGGGTGGTTTCTATGCATGTAACCGCTACGAGGCAGCTAAGCAAGAGGGAGCT TATGATGAAGCtgagagaagaagagaaatgGCAAAAAATTCTCTGGAGAAATACACTCATTATTATGAACGTTGGGTAAGCAATCAGCAG TCGAGGCAAAAGGCTCTTGCGGATTTGAATCAAATGCGAACTGTGCAT ATGGAGAAACTTAGTGACATACAGCGCGAGCCTGAGTCTCAGCTCAAGTTCATAACTGATGCCTGGCAGCAG ATTGTTGAATGTAGGAGAGTACTAAAATGGACATATGCTTATGGGTACTACCTGCCAGAGCGTGAGCAAGCAAAGAGGCAGTTTTTTGAGTACTTGCAAG GTGAGGCAGAGTCTGCTTTGGAAAGGCTTCATCAGTGTGCAGAGAAGGAGCTACTGCAATTCCTTAGTGCAGAAGGCCCATCGAAAGAATTCGTTGATTTCCGTACAAAGCTAGCTGGACTTACCGG GGTGACTAAAAATTACTTCCAGAACCTGGTAATGGCATTAGAGAAAGGCCTATGTGATGTGGACTCTCAAGCAGTTTGCGGTGGGTCAACAAGCTCAAAAAACGTAGGGAGCAGCAAAGCAAAAGGTGGAAGGGGAAAGGTAACCGGTCGAGGTGGTGGGTCCAGCAGAAATGTATAG
- the LOC137721750 gene encoding probable E3 ubiquitin-protein ligase ARI7 isoform X1, translated as MDSEDDMHDANDVDSMDDYDGFYSDEDALDYYGSDDDDADVDFGDDNEGIQRIEASRAENNYIILKESDIKQHQEDDIASVSAVLSISRVSSSIVLRYFNWSVTKVHEAWFSDEDKVRKTVGLLKKPVVQFPNSRELTCGICFEAFPRGSIRSAACGHPYCCACWKGYIRTSISDGPGCLTLRCPDPSCGASVGQDMISMLVSEEDNQKYSRYLIRSYIEDNKKTKWCPYPGCEYAVNFVGDNENYDVSCLCSYGFCWNCTEEAHRPVDCSTVEKWILKNSAESENMNWILANSKPCPKCKRPIEKNQGCMHMTCTPPCKFEFCWLCLGSWAEHGERTGGFYACNRYEAAKQEGAYDEAERRREMAKNSLEKYTHYYERWVSNQQSRQKALADLNQMRTVHMEKLSDIQREPESQLKFITDAWQQIVECRRVLKWTYAYGYYLPEREQAKRQFFEYLQGINCVYLQELVRSCFISFLKYSILLLSSGEAESALERLHQCAEKELLQFLSAEGPSKEFVDFRTKLAGLTGVTKNYFQNLVMALEKGLCDVDSQAVCGGSTSSKNVGSSKAKGGRGKVTGRGGGSSRNV; from the exons ATGGACTCCGAGGACGATATGCACGACGCCAACGACGTGGATTCCATGGACGACTACGACGGCTTCTACAGCGACGAGGACGCTTTGGACTACTACGGCAGCGACGATGACGACGCCGATGTCGATTTCGGCGACGATAATGAGGGAATCCAGAGGATCGAGGCCAGTCGAGCTGAG AATAATTATATCATCTTGAAGGAGTCAGATATAAAGCAGCACCAAGAAGATGATATTGCAAGTGTGTCTGCTGTGCTTTCCATATCAAGAGTTTCTTCTAGCATTGTACTTCGTTACTTTAATTG GAGTGTAACTAAAGTGCACGAGGCATGGTTTTCTGATGAAGATAAGGTCCGAAAAACTGTTGGCTTGTTAAAGAAGCCAGTTGTTCAGTTCCCCAATTCCAGAGAA CTTACCTGTGGGATCTGTTTTGAAGCCTTTCCCCGTGGTAGCATCAGATCTGCCGCTTGTGGTCATCCGTACTGTTGTGCATGCTGGAAag GATACATTAGAACATCCATTAGCGATGGTCCTGGTTGTTTGACGCTGAGATGTCCTGATCCGTCTTGTGGTGCTTCTGTTGGTCAAGACATGATTAGTATGTTGGTCAGTGAAGAAGATAACCAGAAGTACTCTCGGTACCTTATTAGGTCTTATATTGAAGACAACAAGAAG ACCAAGTGGTGTCCTTATCCGGGTTGTGAATATGCTGTTAATTTTGTTGGTGATAATGAAAATTATGATGTATCTTGCCTCTGCTCCTATGGATTTTGCTGGAAT TGTACAGAGGAAGCTCATCGTCCTGTTGACTGTAGCACTGTGGAGAAATGGATTTTAAAGAACAGTGCTGAGTCTGAAAACATGAACTG GATACTGGCCAATTCTAAGCCATGTCCAAAGTGCAAGCGGCCTATCGAAAAAAACCAAGGATGTATGCACATGACATGCACACCACCctgcaaatttgaattttgcTG GCTTTGCCTTGGTTCATGGGCGGAGCATGGTGAAAGGACGGGTGGTTTCTATGCATGTAACCGCTACGAGGCAGCTAAGCAAGAGGGAGCT TATGATGAAGCtgagagaagaagagaaatgGCAAAAAATTCTCTGGAGAAATACACTCATTATTATGAACGTTGGGTAAGCAATCAGCAG TCGAGGCAAAAGGCTCTTGCGGATTTGAATCAAATGCGAACTGTGCAT ATGGAGAAACTTAGTGACATACAGCGCGAGCCTGAGTCTCAGCTCAAGTTCATAACTGATGCCTGGCAGCAG ATTGTTGAATGTAGGAGAGTACTAAAATGGACATATGCTTATGGGTACTACCTGCCAGAGCGTGAGCAAGCAAAGAGGCAGTTTTTTGAGTACTTGCAAGGTATTAACTGTGTATATCTGCAGGAACTAGTTAGGAGTTGTTTTATAAGTTTTCTGAAATATTCAATTCTGCTTTTGTCTTCAGGTGAGGCAGAGTCTGCTTTGGAAAGGCTTCATCAGTGTGCAGAGAAGGAGCTACTGCAATTCCTTAGTGCAGAAGGCCCATCGAAAGAATTCGTTGATTTCCGTACAAAGCTAGCTGGACTTACCGG GGTGACTAAAAATTACTTCCAGAACCTGGTAATGGCATTAGAGAAAGGCCTATGTGATGTGGACTCTCAAGCAGTTTGCGGTGGGTCAACAAGCTCAAAAAACGTAGGGAGCAGCAAAGCAAAAGGTGGAAGGGGAAAGGTAACCGGTCGAGGTGGTGGGTCCAGCAGAAATGTATAG
- the LOC137722962 gene encoding protein farnesyltransferase/geranylgeranyltransferase type-1 subunit alpha: protein MTEREMGSDEEQQWVPFKNRPEWSDVIPVEQDDGPNPVVPIAYKEQFTETMNYFRAVYKADERSPRALQLTTEAIGLNSGNYTIWHYRRLILETLKADLQNELDFTDQIAQINSKNYQLWHHRRWVAEILGANATSAELEFTKKILLGDAKNYHAWSHRQWVLKELGGWENELDYCWELLEEDVFNNSAWNQRFFVITRSPLLGGLTAMRESEVSYTLKAIVAHPENESSWRYLRGLYKNDNWSWANDPQIASVCLKVLSANNDCIFALSTLLDLIRHGFQASKELRDAVDAIRNSNLVEAESDLTKTICSLLEKLDPIRVNYWKWRKSILCEGAK, encoded by the exons ATGACAGAAAGAGAGATGGGCTCGGACGAAGAACAACAGTGGGTCCCATTCAAGAATAGGCCGGAATGGTCGGACGTGATTCCGGTCGAGCAAGACGACGGTCCGAACCCGGTCGTCCCGATAGCCTACAAGGAACAGTTCACAGAGACGATGAACTACTTCCGAGCCGTCTACAAAGCCGACGAGCGATCGCCTCGCGCCCTTCAGCTCACCACCGAAGCCATCGGATTGAATTCAGGAAACTACACC ATATGGCATTACAGGCGCTTAATACTGGAGACCCTTAAAGCTGATTTACAGAATGAACTTGATTTCACCGATCAGATTGCGCAGATTAACTCCAAAAATTATCAGTTGTG GCATCATCGGCGGTGGGTTGCTGAGATATTGGGAGCTAATGCTACAAGTGCGGAACTTGAGTTTACAAAGAAGATACTCTTGGGTGATGCTAAAAACTATCATGCTTGGTCTCATAGGCAG TGGGTTCTCAAGGAACTTGGAGGGTGGGAAAATGAACTTGACTATTGTTGGGAGCTCCTTGAAGAAGACGTTTTTAACAATTCTGCTTGGAATCAG AGATTTTTTGTCATTACAAGATCTCCACTCCTGGGAGGCCTAACAGCTATGAGAGAGTCTGAAGTGTCTTATACTCTTAAAGCCATTGTAGCCCACCCAGAGAATGAGAGTTCATGGAGATACCTACGAGGGCTTTACAAAAACGACAACTGGTCTTGGGCAAACGACCCTCAAATTGCTTCAGTATGCTTGAAGGTTTTAAGTGCCAACAATGATTGTATCTTTGCTTTGAGCACACTTTTGGATCTCATCCGCCATGGTTTCCAAGCAAGCAAAGAGCTCAGAGATGCTGTGGATGCTATAAGAAACTCAAACTTGGTAGAAGCAGAATCGGACTTGACAAAAACTATTTGTTCACTCTTGGAAAAGCTTGATCCGATAAGAGTTAACTATTGGAAGTGGCGTAAGAGCATCCTCTGCGAAGGTGCTAAATAG